The following DNA comes from Thiovulum sp. ES.
GGGTAATTTCTAAGGGAAATTTGGGAGGCTTTTTCGCGGGTTTGGAAATTAAAAGGTTCCTTCTAAGCTTGGAGGGTTTCAATATCCCTGAGGGCTGCAATTGAACCAAAAACGCAACTTAAAATAACCGTTAAAAGTGATAAGGAAAAAACCATAAGGTTAGCGTAAATGTTTTCGCGGAAAAGATCGAAGAGATCAAGCAAATATAAGGAAACCCCCAAAGAGAGCAACCATGAGGCCGCCGCGTAAATTACGGAAAGTAAGATGTAGGGGTACCTTAGCTTGAAGGGTGAAACCCCGTAAAGTCTCAAAATATCGATGTAAGTTTTTCTATGGGTTACGGCGAACCTTACGGTGTAAAAGGATATAAGAATACCAGCTATTATCGTTACAAAGATCGCTCCCAAAGTTAGCCCTAGGATCGTTTTAAAGAAAACCCCAGCGGACGCTATCCAAGTTTCCCCATAATATACGCTTGAGACGTTTTTTAAACGCGAAATTTTTAAATACATCAATTTTAAAAGTTCCTCGTCCTTCCAATGCAACTTGGGATACACCCTTATTACGGTATAAAAAACGTCTTCTCCCAGGTCATCAACTATACCCTTAAAGTTCGGGTAAAATTTTTAAAAAACTCTTCCCTCG
Coding sequences within:
- a CDS encoding cell division protein (PFAM: Predicted permease), with translation MMYLKISRLKNVSSVYYGETWIASAGVFFKTILGLTLGAIFVTIIAGILISFYTVRFAVTHRKTYIDILRLYGVSPFKLRYPYILLSVIYAAASWLLSLGVSLYLLDLFDLFRENIYANLMVFSLSLLTVILSCVFGSIAALRDIETLQA